The proteins below come from a single Serratia ficaria genomic window:
- a CDS encoding LLM class flavin-dependent oxidoreductase, with amino-acid sequence MSNSANPQRQLRLGAILHGASGNMSAWRHPDATADASINLDFNIAAAKKAEQGKFDFVFVADGLYINEKSIPHFLNRFEPLTLLAALSAATDKIGLVGTLSTSYSDPFTVARQFASLDHLSKGRAGWNVVTSPLEGSAKNFSRDAHPEHSLRYRIAGEFLDVAKGLWDSWENDAFVRDKTSGEFFRAGKLHTLNHQGEFFSVQGPLNIGRTPQGRPILFQAGASEDGKRLAAAHADAIFTHHETRELAQAFYQDVKRQLAEQGREPDDLRIFQGVSVIVGDDQEDVERQYWETARLVSIENALNYLGRYFEHYDFSRHPLDEPFPDIGELGQNSFRSTTDAIKRNARERNLTLRQVALEAASPRPVFGGTPEAVADGLQSWFDGRAADGFIISGGTPNSFGHFVDRVVPLLQQRGLFRSDYHGETLREHLGLKQPLNRFTQ; translated from the coding sequence ATGAGCAACAGCGCTAACCCCCAACGGCAACTTCGCCTTGGCGCCATTCTGCATGGCGCATCGGGAAATATGTCCGCCTGGCGGCACCCGGACGCCACCGCCGACGCCAGCATTAATCTCGATTTTAATATCGCTGCGGCTAAAAAGGCCGAACAGGGTAAATTCGACTTCGTGTTCGTGGCCGACGGGTTATATATTAACGAGAAGTCCATTCCGCATTTTCTTAACCGATTCGAACCGCTGACCCTGCTGGCCGCGCTGTCCGCCGCCACCGATAAAATCGGCCTGGTCGGCACCCTGTCCACCTCCTACAGCGATCCCTTTACCGTGGCCCGCCAGTTCGCCAGCCTGGATCACCTGAGCAAGGGGCGCGCCGGCTGGAACGTGGTGACCTCGCCGCTGGAAGGATCGGCCAAAAACTTCTCGCGCGACGCGCATCCGGAGCACAGCCTGCGTTACCGCATCGCCGGCGAATTCCTCGACGTCGCCAAAGGGCTGTGGGATTCCTGGGAAAACGACGCCTTCGTTCGCGACAAAACCAGCGGCGAATTTTTCCGCGCCGGCAAGCTGCATACCCTGAATCATCAGGGCGAGTTTTTCTCGGTGCAGGGGCCGCTGAACATTGGCCGCACCCCGCAGGGCCGCCCTATCCTGTTTCAGGCCGGCGCCTCCGAAGACGGCAAACGGTTGGCGGCCGCACATGCCGACGCCATTTTCACGCATCATGAAACCCGCGAACTGGCGCAGGCGTTTTATCAGGATGTGAAGCGCCAACTGGCGGAACAGGGGCGCGAACCGGACGACCTGCGCATCTTCCAGGGGGTCAGCGTGATCGTCGGCGACGACCAGGAAGACGTCGAGCGCCAATATTGGGAGACCGCCCGCCTGGTCAGCATCGAGAACGCCCTCAACTACCTCGGCCGTTACTTCGAACATTACGATTTCTCTCGCCACCCGCTGGATGAGCCTTTTCCGGATATCGGCGAGCTGGGGCAGAACAGCTTCCGCAGCACCACCGACGCCATCAAGCGCAATGCGCGCGAGCGCAATCTGACCCTGCGCCAAGTGGCGCTGGAAGCCGCTTCGCCGCGCCCGGTATTCGGCGGCACGCCGGAGGCGGTGGCGGACGGCCTGCAGAGCTGGTTCGACGGCCGGGCCGCCGACGGCTTTATCATCAGCGGCGGCACGCCGAATTCGTTCGGCCACTTCGTTGATCGGGTGGTGCCGCTCCTGCAGCAGCGCGGCCTGTTTCGCAGCGATTATCACGGCGAGACGCTGCGTGAACACCTTGGGCTGAAACAGCCGCTGAACCGCTTTACCCAATAA